Within Haematobia irritans isolate KBUSLIRL chromosome 2, ASM5000362v1, whole genome shotgun sequence, the genomic segment tgttgttattgatgatgCCATAGATGATATTTCTGTTGAAGATTTGCAGGAGCAATTGCCTGGACATCAGCCACGCTATGTTATCTACACATATAAGATGATCCATGATGATTCTCGAATATCGTATCCAATGTGTTTCATATTCTATACACCACGTGATAGTCAAATCGAATTACAGATGATGTATGCATGTACTAAAAGTGCCCTTCAGCGTGAGGTCGATTTAACACGGGTCTATGAAATTCGTGAATTAGATGAATTAACTGAAGAGTGGTTAAAGGAAAAACTAAGTAAATGAGATAAGAAGTACAAGTGATTATTATCGGAGCAAACTACACAGCCAATCAAgcaatatacaaaataaataaacaaatatatatatacacttatGTAATAATCAATCAATATCAACAACACCATTACATACATAGATAAATTTATCTATGTACATATATCTATATCGATTAATAGACATAAATCGAAATGTCCGCATAAAGACAAACGTTTGAGAATATCATGAATTTAAAGCTCTCcgaattattgaatttggaaagaaatttgatttcaagAGATTTTCAaaggtttgtgtttattgggattttatttgtatatgaatAATGACCTCCGTATACCAACGactttataccaaattttgtaccaacaattatgacaatttttttgtaataatatccattttgtataaataatattttttcctaCAAGTAAACAACACCTAGTATTCAGTATACGTTCCTTTCTTATACTTGAATGTTGTTTAATTTATCCATTTAcgatattttatatatgtatatgtatatttatatacattATTGATTTAGTACATTATTAGCATTTATTTATTATCAATTTTCAACTTTCACTCTCTCaaacaaaaagacaaaaaaaaaatactagaaCATTCTATtataaagtaaaaataaattattttaattaaattataattttattattctccTAATTGGAATTAGAAATATTACTTGCCAAAATTACAAAGTCTAAATAATCATATGcacttttaataatttaataaaaatatgaaaaagtagtATTGAATATGTCATTTAAATTGTATCAGATCGTGGATTTATTTTTAGgtgggtgggtattaagttcgtgctaagccgataaaatcaaaaataaatctataaaagcagtgtaaaattatattttttattggtaAAAGTAGCAGGCGTCTGCGCGTCTCGACAGCTAATTCTCTGAAgctaaaatgaataaataaaaaattgattgacagATTGCTaaataattgcaaaaatttagctcagaacatttgaatgaaatgtaaatgtgattgtaatattggttgtaaagggtgatttgttaagagcttgataacttttttttaaaaaaaaaacgcataaaatttgcaaaatctcatcggttctttatttgaaacgttagattggtccatgacatttactttttgaagataatttcatttaaatgttgaccgcggctgcgtcttaggtggtccattcggaaagtccaattttgggcaactttttcgagcatttcggccggaatagcccgaatttcttcggaaatgttgtcttccaaagctggaatagttgctggcttatttctgtagactttagacttgacgtagccccacaaaaaatagtctaaaggcgtcaaatcgcatgatcttggtggccaacttaccggtccatttcttgagatgaattgttctccgaagttttccctcaaaatggccatagaatcgcgagctgtgtggcatgtagcgccatcttgttgaaaccacatgtcaaccaagttcagttcttccatttttggcaacaaaaagtttgttagcatcgaacgatagcgatcgccattcaccgtaacgttgcgtccaacagcatctttgaaaaaatacggtccaatgattccaccagcgtacaaaccacaccaaacagtgcatttttcgggatgcatgggcagttcttgaacggcttctggttgctcttcactccaaatgcggcaattttgcttatttacgtagccattcaaccagaaatgagcctcatcgctgaacaaaatttgtcgataaaaaagcggattttctgccactgattttggtaataaaattcaatgatttgcaagcgttgctcgttagtaagtctattcatgatgaaatgtcaaagcatactgagcatctttctctttgacaccatgtctgaaatcccacgtgatctgtcaaatactaatgcatgaaaatcctaacctcaaaagaatcaccctttacaactaatctcattaccattcggataacttcaaattgattttataatgaataATTTCCCCCGCCGAGTGGGTATATTTATATCCGTTTAGCCATCCAGACGCCGGAGTcaaaaaattagtgtcagctgccgtcgacaaaaatgggtcggctttcgGAATTTCTATCCTAATGCTGCAGTATCTGAGGACATTTttcgatgtctggaaaatgggtaatgtgattccactactgaggcAAAAACTCGAGTTATGCTAATTCGTACAGACCAatctcccttctctcgccagtagccaagacacttgagataGCCTTGTGGATAATTTTCCACTTGCCAACCAAAAACATGTATTCCGTAAAGTGCATAGGACTACAACAGTTTTGCATGCCAATTCAGCATACATAAATAGGGGACTCTATCAAACAaagccgtgtcacaggacgaTCCTCTTGTCCCTTGACCTATCAAAGGATTTCGATACAAAACCAAGC encodes:
- the GMF gene encoding glia maturation factor, which gives rise to MGDSRICDISDEVRAKLKEFRFRKSQINSALILKVDREKQLVVIDDAIDDISVEDLQEQLPGHQPRYVIYTYKMIHDDSRISYPMCFIFYTPRDSQIELQMMYACTKSALQREVDLTRVYEIRELDELTEEWLKEKLSK